The following proteins come from a genomic window of Miscanthus floridulus cultivar M001 chromosome 2, ASM1932011v1, whole genome shotgun sequence:
- the LOC136538425 gene encoding probable galacturonosyltransferase-like 1: MTRSHLILLLLLCATVGAAAALPRYREAPHFTNSAAAQCPPPLHPSDADAACSPHAAVHVAMTLDASYLRGTMAAVLSVLRHASCPESIHFHFIASAYAESKAATAEELRATVRASFPSLAFRVYPFADEARVAGLISTSIRGALDRPLNYARSYLASTLPPCVRRVVYLDSDVVLTDDIAALAATPLPAGEEGTETAVAAPQYCGANFTAYFTPGFWASPALSSTFAGRRACYFNTGVMVLDLARWRRAGYTAQIEEWMELQKRVRIYELGSLPPFLLVFAGRIAAVDHRWNQHGLGGDNYRGLCRGLHAGAVSLLHWSGKGKPWDRLDAGRPCPLDAVWAKYDLLRPAAGIESS, from the coding sequence ATGACGCGCTCTCATCTgatcctactactactcctctgcgCCACCGTCGGCGCCGCGGCGGCCCTGCCGCGGTACCGCGAGGCGCCGCACTTTACCAACTCGGCGGCGGCGCAGTGCCCGCCGCCGCTGCATCCGTCGGACGCGGACGCGGCGTGCTCGCCGCACGCGGCGGTGCACGTGGCCATGACGCTGGACGCGTCGTACCTGCGCGGCACCATGGCGGCCGTGCTCTCCGTGCTGCGCCACGCGTCGTGCCCGGAGTCCATCCACTTCCACTTCATCGCCTCCGCCTACGCCGAGTCCaaggcggcgacggcggaggagCTGAGGGCCACGGTGCGGGCGTCGTTCCCGTCGCTGGCGTTCCGGGTGTACCCGTTCGCGGACGAGGCCCGCGTGGCGGGGCTCATCTCCACCTCCATCCGGGGCGCGCTGGACCGCCCGCTCAACTACGCGCGCTCCTACCTGGCCTCCACGCTTCCCCCCTGCGTGCGCCGCGTCGTGTACCTCGACTCCGACGTCGTGCTCACCGACGACATCGCGGCGCTCGCCGCGACCCCGCTCCCCGCGGGGGAGGAAGGGACGGAGACGGCCGTGGCGGCGCCGCAGTACTGCGGCGCCAACTTCACGGCCTACTTCACGCCGGGGTTCTGGGCGTCCCCGGCGCTGTCCTCcaccttcgcgggccgccgcgccTGCTACTTCAACACGGGCGTCATGGTGCTGGACCTCGCGCGGTGGCGCCGCGCGGGCTACACGGCGCAGATCGAGGAGTGGATGGAGCTGCAGAAGCGGGTGCGCATCTACGAGCTGGGCTCGCTGCCGCCGTTCCTGCTCGTGTTCGCGGGCCGGATCGCGGCCGTGGACCACCGCTGGAACCAGCACGGCCTCGGCGGGGACAACTACCGGGGCCTCTGCCGCGGCCTGCACGCCGGCGCCGTCAGCCTGCTGCACTGGAGCGGCAAGGGGAAGCCCTGGGACCGCCTGGACGCCGGAAGGCCCTGCCCGCTCGACGCCGTCTGGGCCAAGTACGACCTGCTCCGGCCGGCCGCCGGCATCGAGAGCTCGTGA
- the LOC136536323 gene encoding uncharacterized protein: MDRCFCLYCYLFRDCNKGQGGNDAFVIDGWDGWNKSDRLRDHVGSKCNSFHNTAVKRCDNLLKPVHQGLAFRSHDELVDSTNKGNFRELVQLLADENDKVKKAVGSNAPKNNKMIALEIQRDTANCFAEIIVKSIIEEIDGDVFCLLVDESADVSGKEQMAVVLRYVDKLGEIKERLIVVVHVQETSASCLKSNIDNLFAKYGLSIKQIRGQGYDGASNMRGEFNGLRALIERENSSAYYIHCFAHQLQLVIVAVAKKNDDASDFFDMISLLLSVAGASCKRKDMIRESQQERVRKAIGTGQLTSGTGLNKKQSLQKAGDTRWGSHYRTLKSLSNLFPEVIEVLQYVEKEGPNDAKRRQPRGLLDYLKDFDFVFHLHLMLLILGHANSLSLSLQRKDKDILEAMLEVKLTKQKFQQIRDDGWDCLLQIVYSFCEEHGIPKLDMDEEYIDRHRPRKKTNRTNYQHYRYDCLNPIIDLQLTEFSDRFNEVNSQLLTHIAAFNPKNSFEAFKSESLMELAKSYPDDFNLTQLKDLDRELNIYIDNMRADERFADLNTISELARLMLVLVLPIATTSVERCFSAMKIVKTILRNRIGDGFMNDCIICFVESEFLSAIPIEDVIVRFHKMEDRSRRGKL, translated from the exons ATGGATAGGTGTTTTTGTTTATATTGTTACTTATTCAGAGATTGCAACAAGGGCCAAGGTGGGAATGATGCATTTGTAATAGATGGTTGGGATGGCTGGAACAAATCTGATAGGCTTCGAGATCATGTAGGCAGCAAATGTAATAGTTTTCATAACACGGCTGTGAAGAGATGCGACAATTTGTTGAAGCCCG TGCATCAAGGTTTAGCTTTTCGTAGCCATGATGAATTAGTGGATTCCACCAATAAGGGGAATTTTCGAGAGTTAGTACAACTTTTGGCAGATGAAAATGACAAAGTAAAGAAAGCTGTTGGAAGTAATGCTCCTAAAAATAATAAGATGATTGCTCTAGAAATTCAAAGGGATACTGCGAATTGTTTTGCTGAG ATCATCGTGAAATCTATTATTGAAGAAATTGATGGTGATGTGTTTTGCCTTTTAGTGGATGAGTCAGCTGATGTGTCTGGGAAGGAACAGATGGCAGTTGTCTTACGGTACGTTGATAAGcttggggaaataaaggagagacTTATTGTTGTTGTTCATGTGCAAGAAACGTCGGCTTCATGTCTGAAATCTAACATTGACAATTTGTTTGCTAAGTATGGCTTGAGCATAAAGCAAATCAGAGGACAAGGTTATGATGGAGCAAGCAACATGAGAGGTGAATTCAATGGACTACGGGCTTTAATCGAGAGAGAGAATAGCTCAGCATATTATATCCACTGCTTTGCTCATCAGCTACAATTAGTCATTGTCGCAGTGGCTAAAAAGAATGATGATGCTAGTGACTTCTTTGACATGATATCTCTATTGCTTAGTGTGGCAGGAGCTTCTTGTAAACGTAAAGATATGATTCGAGAAAGTCAACAGGAGAGAGTTAGAAAAGCCATAGGCACTGGACAACTAACTAGTGGAACTGGATTAAATAAAAAACAATCCCTTCAAAAAGCTGGAGACACACGTTGGGGTTCTCATTATAGAACCCTTAAGAGCCTAAGCAATCTATTCCCTGAAGTTATTGAAGTTCTCCAATATGTGGAAAAAGAAGGTCCAAATGATGCAAAGAGACGCCAACCCCGTGGTCTCCTAGACTATCTCAAGGATTTTGACTTTGTGTTTCACTTGCACTTAATGTTGCTTATTTTAGGCCATGCAAATTCTTTGTCACTGTCCTTGCAGAGGAAAGATAAAGACATCCTAGAGGCCATGTTAGAGGTGAAGTTAACCAAgcagaaatttcagcaaattaGAGATGATGGTTGGGATTGTTTGCTGCAGATTGTATACTCcttttgtgaagagcatggcattcctAAGTTGGATATGGATGAGGAATATATTGATCGCCATAGGCCAAGAAAAAAGACCAATCGCACTAACTATCAACATTATAGATATGATTGCTTGAACCCAATTATTGACTTGCAGCTTACAGAGTTTAGTGATCGTTTCAATGAGGTAAACTCTCAGTTACTTACTCATATCGCTGCTTTCAATCCCAAGAATTCTTTTGAGGCATTCAAATCTGAGAGTCTAATGGAGTTGGCTAAGTCATATCCTGATGATTTCAACTTAACACAACTTAAGGATCTTGATCGAGAGCTTAATATTTACATTGACAATATGCGAGCTGATGAAAGATTTGCCGACTTGAACACTATTTCTGAGCTTGCTAGGTTGATG CTAGTACTAGTTCTTCCTATCGCCACTACATCGGTGGAGAGGTGCTTTTCAGCAATGAAAATTGTGAAGACAATACTGAGAAATCGTATTGGAGATGGATTTATGAATGATTGTATCATATGCTTCGTGGAATCGGAATTTCTATCTGCAATTCCAATCGAAGATGTGATAGTTCGCTTTCATAAGATGGAGGATCGTAGTCGTAGAGGGAAACTGTAA